From the Juglans microcarpa x Juglans regia isolate MS1-56 chromosome 3D, Jm3101_v1.0, whole genome shotgun sequence genome, the window CAAACACGTCGATCTTTTGGCTCACTGCTGCCTCGAACTGTCTTGAATCATTACCAGAGAGCACGAAGCCAAAATCTCCCAAGACTGCTCGGAAACTGACATCAAGAAAGACACTACTGGTTTTCATGTTCTTGTGGGCTAGTTGCTTGGAGTGTAAGAAACTAAGGGCTTCTGCCACATCTTTCACAACCTTGAATCGCCGTGTCCATGGAAGAACGCCGGCCCCAAACAACCATTTGTCGAGGCTTCCATTGATGAAGAAGTCATACACAACCATGATTTCGCGATTATCTTGACACCAGCCTCTGATGGGCAACAAATTTGGGTGACGAAGTCTGCTAATAGTACCGATTTCCTTCAAGAATCGTCTCCTATCTAACCCCTGAGAGTTAAGAAACTGGGCTGAGCACCGTTTCACGGCTACTTGGCAGCCATTGGAAAGCTTTCCTCTATAGTAAATTCCTCTTGCATCGCTACCGAGTACTTCCAACTCGCTAAAACACCGAGTTGCAGTGGAAATCTCAGAAAGAGTGAAGCGGCGAGGTTTATTTGGAGGCGTCGGCCGTTGCTTTATCTCCGGCAATATGACAACATTGCTCGATTTATCACGTCTGCGCTTACTGTTCAGGAACAGACTGAGCAGAACCGCCAGAACTAACGCCACCAcagccaagaaaatcaagaagcTGCCGGGTGGTTCGGTTCGAGCACTCTTGGTAGTTTCGTTATCCACGAGGATCTTACTCTCACATGTTTCCGTCGAAGGGATACGAAGAAAAGCTTTGCTTTGGGACGTGAAGTTCCATGACAACACGCTGTGGATTTGAGTCAAATTGCCTGTCGAAGCTGAAAAGCCTACAAACATGTATTCTTTCAGAAATGGTGAGAGATCAAGTGGCTCAGAGAAGATAGGTTTTAATGGATCATCTTCCTTTGCGGATCCTAAACGGATGTCCAGCCAACGGCGTGTACCATCGTAGGAGATCCAAGCTCGGTGAACCAAGCCATCGTTAAGGACAACATCGACATCGGAAGCATTGAATGTTCTGCTGGAGATGATGCTACCTAAGTTGATTCCCACATGGTTATCATTAGGGTCTCCAAATCCGGGGCTTCGATGTGTGTCAAACTCCACAGCCACTGCTTTATAGTTTTCCTCACAAGCATCATTAAGCATGGCAAGCCACGGCCCAGACCGTCCGACAGTGAACTCGTCGGGGACAATGATGAAGGCAAGGCCACTACCACCCAGGCCAGTATCAGAACCAAGGTTGGTCGCATTATTTAGTTGAAAAGCAAAGGTGGTTTCAAAGGAAGCCGGAGTTTTGGTGTTAGGGTCAAGAAGGCGGATGGGAGAGGAGTAGAGGGCTCGGCCAGCTTGATGTCTGAGATCAACTGCTAGGGATTCCCCAGGGATTTGGAGGACACCCTTTTCATTTGAGAACTTGGCACTACCGAGGAGTCTGACATCATGGACAATTCTGGGGTTGTTGTTGAGGAAGAAATCTGGGAAAGAAAGATGCTTGGTTATATTGATTACAGGTCCCTCTTCGAGCTTCTTGTGATCACTGGCCGAATCAACCAGAACTAGTGGGTATTCTCCGCTTAAAGCCAGGAGAATAGATAAACATGCCAACCAGCAGCTATGACAAAAACCCATTCTCGAATATAAAGAACAAGATGAGATTCTGGAAAGAACTTATGCTGGTGTGGATAATGGAATTGAGAATGCTTTTGAGAGAGGATGGAGACGGCCGGGGGGATATGGGCAAGGACTGGTTTTAGTACGTGGCTAAACAAGAGCCCCCCTGTTTATAAGCACTTGATAAAATGAATATGATCATCGTGATCCTAAGCTTGTCCTGGTATGACAAAAACATAAAGTAAGATGTGTTAAAGATAATCAAGTAGACACAGCTGAAGAGGAATCTCGGTGTTTGTCTTCACAGTTTTAGTGGGTGACAATGATGGGTTCTTGCATGTGGTTGGATTAATTAGTCTGTGGGGTACACTTTGGGTGGCGTTTGGTGCATATTGATTTCTAGGTCCTCTTCCTTGGACCCCCCCAATTTGGATGTATTGTTTAGCAACCAAACGAAACCAAGGGAAGATTATATCAAATCTAGCAGAATTTTTGTTACAAGTTCTCATCACAAAGCAACCTATCGTGGTCCTTCCATTAATTATTGCATTGCAATCAACCTAAGAACAAAGCCAGATGAGAATGGGGCCCTTATGAGTGTTATTATGACCATAGCAGTTATTCAGTGTCCACAAACTTGCATTCAAGTTATAGCATCTCTGCATGATGTGACAAGAATCACAGAATGTGTAAAACTCATTCAGAATCAAAACTAGGCATAAACATGAGAATATGAGGAATTCAGATGGCATAATTGTGTAATGAGAAGTGCTATAGACACAAaaggattatataaaagtaaaagctTATAAAGTGACGTAACTTCAtatgatccgttagatctattctacgataaaaataaatttacaatctaacatatcacatcaagccacaccactttttagatttatttttgtgtaattcttttgtggTTAAAGTAATTCCCGTGTAATTCAATCTGCTGGCAAGGGGTTTGAACTGAGAAGACAAGGTTTAATGAGGGAGATTGTCTTCACACAGGTTGCGTGCAAAGTTGATCAGTCGAATCTATGATCAATTCATGGATAGGGATCTAGGATCTATGAATGAGGATATTCTTAAattcagaaagaaaaaaggaagtgaGTTACAACCGTGAGGGGCAACCAAAGAGAATAATGATGTTAAAATACATTCCTTGATCtgaattcaataatatatttttaccgGCGCAAAAACAACCGCCGATAATATAAATACCGgtaattcttatttatttatttatttatttatttgtagtatCTCCACACTGAAATCAAGTTGCATGATCTGCATGATAACAACCACCCAAAAGGTAGTCATCCAATGCCAAAAggcaaaaagagaagaaattggAAGGGCCAATAACATATCCTTAGGGCTAGAAACGGGCAGTCGAAGTGGAAACATGATCAGGATAAAGAAATCTAGCAATGATCCACCCAAAAGGACCCTCAACCAGAGCAGGTTCTGAACATCTCAGTTTAGATGTTGTACCCTATGTCCAAGTGAAAGGTCCACATGCAATTGCTAGCTAAGCCACGAACACAAGTCAGTAGCAAATTCAGAATAGACATCCTCTCATGTCCCCAGCATGTCAAATATCATTGTACCCGGATTTGTTTTATGCGCAAAGATCAAgacaaagggaaaaagaaaaaactttgatGACCCCAGTTCATGGGTCCATGTTATTTTTCAAGTCGGATCAAAAGCAAATGTTTATTAGTGTTAATACTTTAAAGAAACATTCTCTTGCTAGAGAAAGAActta encodes:
- the LOC121255965 gene encoding L-type lectin-domain containing receptor kinase VIII.2-like, with the translated sequence MGFCHSCWLACLSILLALSGEYPLVLVDSASDHKKLEEGPVINITKHLSFPDFFLNNNPRIVHDVRLLGSAKFSNEKGVLQIPGESLAVDLRHQAGRALYSSPIRLLDPNTKTPASFETTFAFQLNNATNLGSDTGLGGSGLAFIIVPDEFTVGRSGPWLAMLNDACEENYKAVAVEFDTHRSPGFGDPNDNHVGINLGSIISSRTFNASDVDVVLNDGLVHRAWISYDGTRRWLDIRLGSAKEDDPLKPIFSEPLDLSPFLKEYMFVGFSASTGNLTQIHSVLSWNFTSQSKAFLRIPSTETCESKILVDNETTKSARTEPPGSFLIFLAVVALVLAVLLSLFLNSKRRRDKSSNVVILPEIKQRPTPPNKPRRFTLSEISTATRCFSELEVLGSDARGIYYRGKLSNGCQVAVKRCSAQFLNSQGLDRRRFLKEIGTISRLRHPNLLPIRGWCQDNREIMVVYDFFINGSLDKWLFGAGVLPWTRRFKVVKDVAEALSFLHSKQLAHKNMKTSSVFLDVSFRAVLGDFGFVLSGNDSRQFEAAVSQKIDVFEFGIFVLEVIAGRSRLDSEVEQKERDLLDFAWRMHEMDEKVKVVDGRMGSVVNLKQAIRVLEIGLLCTLNESRGRPSMEEVVEFLSMEVPLPELPPSRPVALFPYNSTTGLCSGYSCAPFK